TGGCCCGCGACCTCGCGTCGGCGGGCGTGGACGCCGTCGTGGTCGTGCTGTACGCGGTGCTGCTGTACACCTACGACCCGCAGCTGACGTTCGTCGGCATCGGCGTGGCCCTGCTGAACGTGGTGGCGATGCGGCTGGTCGTACGGCTGCGGGCGGCCCGGACGGCGAAACTGCGCGCGGACACCGCGCGGCTCACCAACACCGCGTACACCGGCCTGCAGCTGATCGAGACGCTGAAGGCGACCGGCGGCGAGGACGGCTACTTCCGCAAGTGGGCCGGGCAGCACGCCACCACGCTGGAGGAACAGCAGCGGCTCGGCGTGCCGAGCGCGTGGCTCGGCGTGGTCGCCCCGACACTCGCCACCTTCAACAGCGCGCTGATCCTGTGGATCGGCGGTCTGCGGGCGGTCGAGGGGCACCTCTCGGTCGGTCTGCTGGTCGCGTTCCAGGCGCTGGTCACGCGCTTCACCGCGCCGCTGACCCGGCTGAACGGCGTGGCGGGCCGCATCCAGGACTTCGCGGCCGACGTGGCCCGGCTGAAGGACGTGGAGGACTTCCGGGCCGATCCGCTGCACGCCCGCCCCGGTGCCGGTGACTCCACGCGCCGGCTGCACGGGCACGTCGAGCTGGAGAACGTCAGCTTCGGGTACAGCCCGCTGGACCGTCCGCTGCTGACCGGCTTCGACCTGAGCGTCGGCCCGGGACGGCAGGTGGCGCTGGTCGGCGGCTCGGGCAGCGGCAAGTCGACGGTGTCCCGGCTGATCTCGGGCCTGTACGCGCCGTGGGACGGGGTGATCCGCATCGACGGCCGCCGGCTGGAGGACATCCCGCGCGGCGCGCTCGCGGCCTCCGTCTCCTTCGTGGACCAGGACGTGTTCCTCTTCGAGGGCTCGGTCCGCGACAACGTGGCCCTGTGGGACCCCTCGGTCCCGGACGAGGCCGTGGTGGAGGCGCTGCGGGACGCGGCCCTGTACGACGTGGTGATGCGCAGGCCCGGCGGCATCCACAGCAGGGTTGAGCAGGACGGCCGCAACTTCTCCGGCGGGCAGCGCCAGCGCCTGGAGATCGCGCGGGCGCTGGTGCGCGGGCCCAGCGTCCTGGTGCTGGACGAGGTGACCAGCGCGCTGGACGCGGAGACCGAGCTGGTCGTGATGGACAACCTGCGCCGGCGCGGCTGCGCCTGCGTGGTGATCGCGCACCGGCTGAGCACGGTCCGCGACAGCGACGAGATCGTCGTGCTCCAGCAGGGCACGGTCGTCGAGCGCGGGCGGCACGAGGAACTGGTGGCGCGCGGCGGCGCGTACGCCGCGCTGGTCAGGGAGCGCTGAGATGACGTCCGTGCACGGAGGCGACCCCGTCCTCGACGCCCTCGGCTCGCTGGGCACGCCGATCGACTGCGCCGGTCCCGGCCGGCTGGACCTGGCCGGTCCCCAGGTGCTGTGGCTGGTCGCGGCCGGTGCCCTGGACCTGTTCGCGGTGGACGCGGACCAGCAGGGCCACTGGCACCCCCTGGGCCGGCTGGAGGCGGGCGCGCTGCTGCTCGGCCCGGTCTCGGGCCCCCGGCACACCCTCGTGGCGCGTCCGGTGCGCGACTGCGTGGTGCGCCGCGTCGCCCTGCGCGAGCTGTACCGGACGGAGCCCGCCCCGGCGTGGCCGTCCGACGGGTACGGCGGTCCCCGGTGCGTCCCACCGGCCCCGGACCCGCTCGAACACGCCCTGGCCCTGGGCGTGGGCCGCGGCCTGTCCGTCCTGTTCCAGGCGCCGGCGGCCGAGGAGCGGGCCGCGGCGCCCGCCGACGACGACGTGTTCTGGATGCAGGTGCCGCCCGGCAGCGTGCGGTACGGCTCCCTGTACGGCGCGGAGGCCGCCGCCGACCTGCTGGTGGACCCCGTGCTGTGGCAGAGCATGGTCGATCAGCAGTACCGGCTGCTGACCGTGCTGGACCGGTGGATCGAGCAGCTCGAACGCGCCCACGAGATGCGCACGGCGGCCGGGATCGAGGCCGGTGAGGCGGTGCGCGCCCAGGCCGACCGGACCCTGCTGGCGTCCATCGGCAAGCGCTCGGCGGGCCGTCCGACGGCCGCCGACACCGACGCCGGCCACGCCGCCTGCAGGCTGGTGGCCGAGGCGGCCGGGATCACCCTCGCCGAGCCCGTGGGCGCCGGCGCCGGGAGCGAGCGGCTGGACCCGGTCGAGCGGGTGGCCCTGGCGTCCCGGGTGCGGACCCGGGCCGTGCGCCTGGACGGGCACTGGTGGCGGGAGAACGTGGGCCCGCTGGTCGGTCACCGGGCGCTGTCGGGGGCACCGGTCGCGCTGCTGTGGCGGCGCGGCGGCTACGTGGCCGTGCACCCGGTGACGGGACGCCAGACCCCGGTCGGGAAGGCGAACGCGACGGAGTTCGAGCCGCGCGCGGTGATGTTCTACCGGCCGCTGCCCGAGCGGCGGCCCACACCACTCGGCCTGCTGCGGTTCAGTCTGCGCGGCACGCGCGGCGACCTGCTGAACCTGCTGCTCGCCGGGCTGGTGACGGTGGCCATCGGCGCGCTGGTGCCCGTCGCCACGGGCAAGGTGCTCGGCGAGTACGTGCCGAGGGCCCAGGAGGGCCCGATCGCCCGGGTGTGCCTGGCGGTCATGGTCAGCGGGGTCGTCTCGGCCGTGTTCACCCTGCTGGAGAACCTGACCGTCCTGCGCCTGGAGGGCCGTGTCGAGGCGGCGCTGCAGCCGGCGGTCTGGGACCGGCTGCTCAGGCTGCCGGCCCGGTTCTTCACCGGACGCTCGACCGGTGAACTGGCGAGTGCCGCCATGGGGATCAGCGCGATCCGGCGGCTGCTGGCGGGCGTCGGCCCGGTGGTCGTGCAGTCGGTGACGGTCGGCACCGTGAACCTCGCCCTGCTGTTCTGGTACAGCGTGCCGATGGCCGCGGCGGCGCTCGGCATGCTCGTCGTCATCGGTGTCGTCTTCCTCGGGCTCGGACTGTGGCAGGTGCGCTGGCAGCGCCGCCTGGTGGTGCTCGGCAACAAGCTGAACAACCAGGCCTTCCAGACCCTGCGCGGCCTGCCCAAGCTGCGGGTGGCGGCGGCGGAGAACTACGCCTACGCGGCCTGGGCGCGGCAGTTCGCGCGCAGCCGGGAGCTGCAGCGCAAGGTGGGCCGCATCAGGAACCTCACCTCGGTGCTGGGCGCGGTCTACCTGCCCGCCTGCACCCTGCTGATGTTCATGCTGCTGGCCGGTCCGGCGAAGGGCGCGATGCCGGCGGCGGCGTTCCTCACCTTCAGCACGTCGGTGACGATGGTGCTGACCTCCGTCACCCAGCTCACCGGTGCCTTCGTCTCCGCGGTGGCCGCGCTGCCGCTCTTCGAGGAGATCAGGCCGGTCCTGGACGCCACGCCCGAGGTGCGCACGGCGAGCACCCGGCCGGGGCCGCTGTCCGGCGCGGTGGAGGCCCGCCGGCTGTCCTTCCGGTACGCCGACGACGGCCCGCTGGTGCTGGACGACGTGTCCTTCGCCGTCCGTCCCGGCGAGTTCGTGGCGATCGTCGGCCCCAGCGGCTGCGGCAAGTCCACCCTGCTCAGGCTGCTCATCGGCTTCGACAGGCCGGTCTCGGGCAGCGTCCTGTACGACGGCCAGGACCTGGCGGCCCTCGACCGGTCGGCGGTGCGCCGCCAGTGCGGTGTCGTCCTCCAGCACGCGCAGCCGTTCACCGGTTCCGTCCTGGACGTCATCTGCGGCTCGGAGCCGTACACGCCCGAGGAGGCGATGGCCGCCGCCGAACTGGCGGGACTCGCCGAGGACATCCGGCGGATGCCGATGGGCCTGCACACGATCGTCGCCGGCAACGGCGCGATCTCCGGCGGGCAGCGGCAGCGCCTGATGATCGCCCAGGCACTGATCCGGCGCCCGCGCATCCTGTTCCTCGACGAGGCGACCAGCGCCCTGGACAACGAGACCCAGCGCACGGTCATCGAGAGCACCCGCAAGCTCAACGCCACCCGCGTCGTGATCGCCCACCGCCTGTCGACGGTGCTCGACGCGGACCGGGTCGTCGTCATGGAGGACGGCAGGATCGTCCAGCAGGGCCCGCCCGCCGACCTGCTCGCCGACACCGGCGGCCGGCTGCACGAGCTGGTGCGCCGGCAGCTCGCGTAGGCCCACCCCGCCGGTGACCGGCCCCGGCCCCTGGCGGGCCGGGGCCGGTCACCGCCGGTGCGTCCACGACCGCCGACTGCGCGCTCCCCCGGGCCGGGCCGCCCCGTGAGCGAAACTTTGCCGTTTCGCTAGGAGTGCTCTAGGCTCGATGTGTACGAAACGGTTTCGTTTACGCGCTCTTTGCACGCGATCAGCGAACGACTTCCCTGGAGTGGTTCCCCCATGCCCCACAAGACCCTGGCCGACGGCTCCCCCGCGGGAACCCTGCAGACGGCCCCCGCCGAAGCCCCGCCCAGGCGGTGGTGGGTCCTCGCGGTCATCGCCACGGCCCAGCTGATGGTGGTCCTCGACGCCACGATCGTGAACATCGCCCTGCCCTCCGCCCAGGCCGACCTCGGCTTCTCCGACGGCAACCGGCAGTGGATCGTCACCGCCTACGCGCTGGCCTTCGCCTCGCTGCTGCTGCTCGGCGGCCGCATAGCCGACCTGTTCGGCCGCAAGCCCGCCTTCCTCGCCGGCGTCGTCGGCTTCGCCGCGGCCTCCGCGCTCGGCGGTGCCGCCAACGGCTTCACCATGCTGGTCACCGCGCGTGCCCTGCAGGGCGCCTTCGGCGCGCTGCTCGCGCCCGCCGCGCTGTCGCTGCTCAACACGACGTTCACCGACGCCAGGGAACGGGCCCGCGCCTTCAGCGTGTACGGCGCCATCGCCGGCGCCGGCGGCGCGGTCGGCCTGCTGCTCGGCGGTGTGCTGACCGACGCGTTCGACTGGCGCTGGACCCTGTACGTCAACGTGGCCATCGCGGTCCTCGCCTTCACCGGCGGCTGGGTGCTGCTGGGCAGCCACCGCGACGCGGCCGGCGCCAAGCTGGACGTGCCCGGCACGGTGCTGGTCGCCGCCGGCCTGTTCTCCGTGGTGTACGGCTTCTCCAACGCCGAGACGCACGACTGGGACTCGCCGCTGACCTGGGGCTTCCTGATCGCGGGCGGTCTGCTGCTGACGGCCTTCGCCTGGTGGCAGACCCGGGCGGCGCACCCGCTGCTGCCGCTGCGCATCCTGCTCGACCGCGACCGCGCCGCCTCGTTCCTCGCGGTGCTCATCTCCGGCGCGGGCATGTTCGGCGTGTTCCTCTTCCTGACCTACTACCTCCAGCTCAACCTCGGCTTCAGCCCCACCAGGACGGGTGCGGCCTTCCTGCCGATGGTCGGCGCGCTGATGGTGACCGCGCAGCTCGGCACCACCGTCCTGCTGCCCCGGATCGGCCCGAAGGCGGTCATCCCGCTGGGCTTCGCGATCGCCGCGGTGGGCATGGCCTGGCTGACCGGCATCGACGTCGGCTCGCACTACGTCAGCGCGGTGCTGCCGCAGCTCGTCGTGACCGGTGTCGGCCTCGGCCTGGTCATGCCGCCCGCCATGCAGCTGGCCACCGGCGGGGTCGCGGCCGAGGACGCGGGCGTCGCCTCCGCCACCGTCAATGCGATGCAGCAGGTGGGCGGCTCGATCGGCACCGCCCTGCTGAACACCCTGGCCGCGAGCGCCGCCACCGACTACCTGGCCGGCCGCGACGCCACCAGCAGGCTCGTCCGGGCCCGGGCGACGATCGAGAGCTACACGACCGCCTTCTGGTGGTCGGCCGGCTTCTTCGCCGCGGGCGCGGTCATCGCCTTCCTGCTCCACCGGCGCGGAGCGCCGACGCAGGACGCCGGGGCCGCACCGGTCGTCCACATGTGAGGCCACGGGCGGGAGCCGCCGCGGCCGGCGCGTGATCACCGTGCCGGTTCCGCGGGGCCGCCGAGCCGAGCCGTCCGGTCCCGGGGGCCGCCGTCAGCAGGGAGACGGCGGCCCCTTCCCGTCGTACCCGCGGCGGGGACGCTTGAGGACGCGCGGGCGGGTAACCCGCTGTGGATCACGGCCCCAGCGACGGAAGGAGACGGCGTGTCCGGCGAGAACGACCACCGGGAACGGCCCGAGACGGCCCTGGAGGAGGTCCTCCAGGAGGCCGAGGAGGCCCAGAAGCGCAACGTCGACGGCGACGGTGACGACGAGCGGGACGGGGGCGAGGCCGCCGACGCCATCACCCCCAACGTCCGGGCGCAGGAGGAGTCGCGGGGGAACTGACGGCCGCGGCCGGCTGGCCCGGGCGAGCGCCGCGCACCGGCGCCACCGGTCCGCCGCGGAGCGCGGCGGACGAGCGCCCACCACTGTTTCCGGGGCGCGCGGGTACTAGAGGTCCATGAACCACCACCTGCGAGGACCCGAGCTGCCCCCGGCGCGCGGACCGCTGTCCGCCGCCGTCGCCGCGTACCTGCGCGGCACCGGCCCGCTGCCCGGCCCCGACGGGGCCGGGGACGCCGACCCCTACGGCGACGACCTGCAGCTCGCCCTGTACCTGTGCTACGAGCTGCACTACCGCGGCTTCGCGGGGGTTTCTCCGGAACACGAGTGGGACCCCGGGCTGCTGCGGGTGCGCGCCGCGCTGGAGGGGCGTTTCCTGTCCGCTCTGCGCGCCGACACACCCGGGCACGACAGCCTCGACGACGCGCTCGCCGGCCTCCTGTCCGAGCCGGTCGAGGGTGCGGGCGTCTCGCACTTCCTGCGCGACGAGGGCGAGCTGTGGCAGCTGCGCGAGTACGCGGCCCAGCGCTCCCTGTACCACCTGAAGGAGGCCGACCCGCACGCCTGGGTGCTGCCCCGGCTGTGGGGCCGGGCGAAGGCCGCCATGGCGGCGGTGGAGTTCGACGAGTTCGGCGGCGGCCGGGCCGAGCGGATGCACGCGCGCCTGTTCGCCGACCTGATGACGGACCTGGGCCTGGACACCGCCTACGGCCGGTACCTGGACGCGGCCTGCGCCGAAATGCTCGCCGTGGTCAACCTGATGTCCCTGTTCGGACTGCACCGGGCGCTGCGCGGCGCGCTCGTGGGCCACTTCGCGGACGTCGAGATCACCTCGTCCCCCGGCTCGCGCCGGCTGGCCGAGGCCATGCGCCGCACCGGCGCGGGGCCGGCCGCGGAGTTCTTCTACGACGAGCACGTGGAGGCCGACGCGGTGCACGAGCAGGTGGTCCGGCACGAGGTGATCGCCGGTCTGCTCGCCGAGGAACCGGAGCTGTCGGCGGACGTCGCCTTCGGGATCGACGCGACCGAGTACCTGGAGGACCGGCTCGCGCGGCGGCTGCTCGGCGAGTGGCGCGCGAGCCGGTCGTCGCTCCGTGTGCCGCTCGTCCCCGAAACGGCCCATACATACTGATCGCCGGGGTACTCGGGCCACGTGATCGCTATGGTGCTCCCGGGCGTGTACGCCCCACAGGACGACACGGCCCTGCTGGCCGAGGCTCTGCAGGAGGAGGCGCCCCTGCCCGGCGTGCGGGTGCTGGACGTGGGCACCGGCAGCGGCGCCCTGGCGTTGGAAGCGGCCCGGCACGGTGCCGAGGTGACCGCGGTGGACGTGTCCCGGCGGGCGGTGTGGACGGCGCGGCTGAACGCGTGGCTCACCCGGCTGCCGGTGCGGATCCGGCGCGGCAACCTCTTCGGCCCGGTCCGGGACCGGACCTACGATCTGATCCTCGCCAATCCGCCCTACGTGCCGGCGCCCGACGCCGGACGGCCGCGCGGCCGGTCCCGGGCCTGGGACGCGGGCCACGACGGGCGACTGGTACTGGACCGGATCTGCCGGGACGCCCCCGGACTGCTGCGGCCCGGCGGTGTGCTGCTGGTCGTGCACTCGGCGCTGAGCGGTCCCGAGCGCACGCTGGAAATGCTGCGGGCGGCCGGCCTGAAGGCCACGGTGGTCCGGCGCCGCTGGATCGCCTTCGGCCCGGTGATGCGCTCGCGGGAGGGCTGGCTGCGCCGTCGCGGCCTGCTCTCGGCGGCCGACGAGAAGGAAGAACTGGTGGTCATCCGTGCCGAACGACCCTGCTGAGCAGGCCGCCGAGCGGCCTCGCCGGATCCGGATGCAGCGGCAGGGGCCGCTGCTCGTGGACGGCCCGGTGGAGGTGGAACTGGAGGACGGGAGCACGGTCTCCTCGGACCGGTTCCGCGTCGCCCTGTGCACCTGCCGGCGCAGCCGCCGCTACCCGTGGTGCGACACGAGCCACCGGCCGCGGATCTGAGAAACCGGCCGTTTTTCGCCGCTCTCCGGACGGCCCCCCACGGGCCTGTCCGGAGAGCGGCTGTGCACCGGGGCCGGCGGATGGCCCCACTCCGCCCGCCGATCCCGGCTGCGGGACCGCGGGGTTCCCCGCCCGAGGGGCCGCACTCCCCAGTTGCGGACCTGATCCGGCGTGGACGGGGACCCCGGTGCGATCCCGGTCCCTAGAACGCGAAGACGCTGCTGTCCAGCGCGTCCTTCGCGCAGCTGTTGCCGAAGGTCCGCTCGTACGAGACGCGCTCGCCCCGCCAGACGCCCTCGACGGTGACGACGACGGGGTCGTAGAGCCTGGTGCACCGTACGTCGGTGCGGCCCGTCAGGGCGTCGAGGTCGCCGCCCACGTCGCGCAGCTCGGCGCAGGCCCGGGCCGGGGCCGGGTGGGTGCCGGAGGCGGTGGGAGCGCAGGAGAGGGTGACGGCGCGCTCCGGGACGACCGTGGCGGCGGTGTCGCCGTGGCCCGTGGCGAGGACCAGCGCCGAGGGGGCGTAGAGCGACGGCGCGGCGTCCGGCGCGGCGACGGAGGCCCCGGTCAGGGGTCCGCAGACGGCGGCGGCCGTGAGGCCGAGGGTCATTGCCCAGCGCGCGGTGTTCCGCATTGTGTGCATCCTTCCGCTCGAACGGATCGGGTGCCGGCTCCGGTCCGGTGGGACCGGGAGCGGCGAGCGCCACTCTGCCGAGTCCGCCGTGGAAACACACATCGAACCCATAGGTTTCGGTAACCTTGTGTGTTCAATCAGTGGCGTGAAGTTACGGAAATCGAACAACTCGGCCCCGTGACTGCGCGGTCCTTGATCATGGCAAGCGGTCACATGGCCGAAAGACGCCGCCTCGTCAATCGGCCTGAAACATTCCGGTACCGGCGCGCGCCGACGTCTCCACGATCCGTCCACGCCTTCTCGCGTTCATCCCCGCGTCCGGTCCCGGAGCGCGGTCGGGGGACCGCCGTGGTCGCCGGTACCACCGGTCAGTATCGTCTGGCTCCGGCGCGTACCTCGGCGGCGAGAGGCGGGAGCGGCGGATGGCCGGACACTGGGGCGACTTCCAGTACGAGATCTACCTGAACGGGATGACGGGCGCCGTGCCCCGGCTCCCCACCGACCTGACGCGCCTGGAGGAGCTGGCCGAGCACCGGCTCGGACCGGGCCCGGTGGGCTACGTGGCGGGCGGCGCGGGCGACGGCAGCACCGCCCGGGCCAACCGGGCGGCGCTGGCCCGGCGCCGGATCGTGCCGCGCATGCTGCGGGACGTGGCCGAGCGCGACGTGTCGGTGGAGGTGCTGGGCCGCACGCTGCCGGCACCGCTCGCCCTCGCTCCCGTGGGCGTGCTGTCGATCGTGCATCCGGACGCCGAGCCGGCCGCGGCCCGGGCCGCGGCGGCACAGGGCGTGCCGTACGTCCTGTCCTCGGCGTCCAGCACGCCGATGGAACAGGTCGCCGAGACCATGGGGGACGCCGAGCGGTGGTTCCAGCTGTACTGGGGCAAGGACCGCGAGGTGACGCGGAGCTTCCTGATACGGGCCCGGGCCTCGGGCTTCTCCGTACTGGTCGTCACCCTGGACACCCCGCTGCTGTCCTGGCGGCCGCGCGACCTGGACCAGGCGTACCTGCCCTTCCTGCACGGGGTGGGCACCGCCAACTACTTCACCGACCCGGCCTTCCGGGCGGGCCTCGCCAAGCCCGTGCACGAGGACCCGAACGCGGCGGTGCTGCACTTCCTCGGCCTGTTCGGGGACGCCGGCCACACCTGGCCCGACCTGGGCTTCCTGCGGGAGAACTGGGACGGGCCGATCGTCGTCAAGGGCGTGCTGCACCCGGACGACGCCCGGCTCGCCGCGGAGGCGGGCATGGACGGGGTGGTGGTCTCCAACCACGGCGGCCGGCAGGTGGCGGGTTCCGTCGCCGCGGCCGACGCGCTGCCCCGGGTCGCGGACGCGGCCGGCGACCGGCTCACGGTGCTGTTCGACAGCGGGGTGCGCACCGGCGACGACGTGTTCAAGGCGCTCGCCCTCGGCGCGCGGGCGGTGCTGCTGGGCCGGCCGTACGTCTACGGCCTCGCCCTGGACGGGCAGGCCGGGGTCGAGCACGTCGTCCGCAGCGTCCTCGGGGAGTTCGACCTCACGCTCGCCCTGTCCGGGCACCGCACCCCGGCCACCGTCACGGCGGCCGACCTCGTCGAGTCGCCCGTGTGAGGCCACGGTCCGCCGGTGCCGCTCCCACCCCGGCGGCCGGCGGCCCCGGCGGTCTCCCCCGCCCGCCGGGACGGATCAGATCTGCCAGGAGCGGAGCCGGTCGGCCGCGCCGTACACGTCGGCCTTGCCGGCCATCAGGTCCCGGGCCAGGTCGACGAGCGCACCGTAGGGCGGATCGATGCCCACGCCGCTGACGAACATGT
This is a stretch of genomic DNA from Streptomyces sp. TG1A-8. It encodes these proteins:
- a CDS encoding iron-containing redox enzyme family protein; translated protein: MNHHLRGPELPPARGPLSAAVAAYLRGTGPLPGPDGAGDADPYGDDLQLALYLCYELHYRGFAGVSPEHEWDPGLLRVRAALEGRFLSALRADTPGHDSLDDALAGLLSEPVEGAGVSHFLRDEGELWQLREYAAQRSLYHLKEADPHAWVLPRLWGRAKAAMAAVEFDEFGGGRAERMHARLFADLMTDLGLDTAYGRYLDAACAEMLAVVNLMSLFGLHRALRGALVGHFADVEITSSPGSRRLAEAMRRTGAGPAAEFFYDEHVEADAVHEQVVRHEVIAGLLAEEPELSADVAFGIDATEYLEDRLARRLLGEWRASRSSLRVPLVPETAHTY
- a CDS encoding MFS transporter, with the translated sequence MPHKTLADGSPAGTLQTAPAEAPPRRWWVLAVIATAQLMVVLDATIVNIALPSAQADLGFSDGNRQWIVTAYALAFASLLLLGGRIADLFGRKPAFLAGVVGFAAASALGGAANGFTMLVTARALQGAFGALLAPAALSLLNTTFTDARERARAFSVYGAIAGAGGAVGLLLGGVLTDAFDWRWTLYVNVAIAVLAFTGGWVLLGSHRDAAGAKLDVPGTVLVAAGLFSVVYGFSNAETHDWDSPLTWGFLIAGGLLLTAFAWWQTRAAHPLLPLRILLDRDRAASFLAVLISGAGMFGVFLFLTYYLQLNLGFSPTRTGAAFLPMVGALMVTAQLGTTVLLPRIGPKAVIPLGFAIAAVGMAWLTGIDVGSHYVSAVLPQLVVTGVGLGLVMPPAMQLATGGVAAEDAGVASATVNAMQQVGGSIGTALLNTLAASAATDYLAGRDATSRLVRARATIESYTTAFWWSAGFFAAGAVIAFLLHRRGAPTQDAGAAPVVHM
- a CDS encoding CDGSH iron-sulfur domain-containing protein, with protein sequence MPNDPAEQAAERPRRIRMQRQGPLLVDGPVEVELEDGSTVSSDRFRVALCTCRRSRRYPWCDTSHRPRI
- a CDS encoding NHLP bacteriocin export ABC transporter permease/ATPase subunit: MTSVHGGDPVLDALGSLGTPIDCAGPGRLDLAGPQVLWLVAAGALDLFAVDADQQGHWHPLGRLEAGALLLGPVSGPRHTLVARPVRDCVVRRVALRELYRTEPAPAWPSDGYGGPRCVPPAPDPLEHALALGVGRGLSVLFQAPAAEERAAAPADDDVFWMQVPPGSVRYGSLYGAEAAADLLVDPVLWQSMVDQQYRLLTVLDRWIEQLERAHEMRTAAGIEAGEAVRAQADRTLLASIGKRSAGRPTAADTDAGHAACRLVAEAAGITLAEPVGAGAGSERLDPVERVALASRVRTRAVRLDGHWWRENVGPLVGHRALSGAPVALLWRRGGYVAVHPVTGRQTPVGKANATEFEPRAVMFYRPLPERRPTPLGLLRFSLRGTRGDLLNLLLAGLVTVAIGALVPVATGKVLGEYVPRAQEGPIARVCLAVMVSGVVSAVFTLLENLTVLRLEGRVEAALQPAVWDRLLRLPARFFTGRSTGELASAAMGISAIRRLLAGVGPVVVQSVTVGTVNLALLFWYSVPMAAAALGMLVVIGVVFLGLGLWQVRWQRRLVVLGNKLNNQAFQTLRGLPKLRVAAAENYAYAAWARQFARSRELQRKVGRIRNLTSVLGAVYLPACTLLMFMLLAGPAKGAMPAAAFLTFSTSVTMVLTSVTQLTGAFVSAVAALPLFEEIRPVLDATPEVRTASTRPGPLSGAVEARRLSFRYADDGPLVLDDVSFAVRPGEFVAIVGPSGCGKSTLLRLLIGFDRPVSGSVLYDGQDLAALDRSAVRRQCGVVLQHAQPFTGSVLDVICGSEPYTPEEAMAAAELAGLAEDIRRMPMGLHTIVAGNGAISGGQRQRLMIAQALIRRPRILFLDEATSALDNETQRTVIESTRKLNATRVVIAHRLSTVLDADRVVVMEDGRIVQQGPPADLLADTGGRLHELVRRQLA
- a CDS encoding NHLP family bacteriocin export ABC transporter peptidase/permease/ATPase subunit; amino-acid sequence: MSAVRQGRGRRRAAPSRRPVPRPRTGTVRTPTVLQMEAVECGAAALAMVLGHYGRHVPLEELRIACGVSRDGSRAGNLLKAARGYGLTAKGMQMDLAALAGVRAPAILFWEFNHYVVFDGMGRRFGRRGVYVNDPAKGRRFVPMEEFDGSFTGVVLVLEPGEDFTRGGRRPGVLDAVPARLRGTAGTLPAAVLASLLLVAVGAAVPALSRTYIDMFLIGGQTSLLGVLFTSMAACVLLTLVLTWLQQANLLHGRIVSSTLSSARFLRHLLRLPVTFFAQRSPADLVQRLQSNDQVAETLARDLASAGVDAVVVVLYAVLLYTYDPQLTFVGIGVALLNVVAMRLVVRLRAARTAKLRADTARLTNTAYTGLQLIETLKATGGEDGYFRKWAGQHATTLEEQQRLGVPSAWLGVVAPTLATFNSALILWIGGLRAVEGHLSVGLLVAFQALVTRFTAPLTRLNGVAGRIQDFAADVARLKDVEDFRADPLHARPGAGDSTRRLHGHVELENVSFGYSPLDRPLLTGFDLSVGPGRQVALVGGSGSGKSTVSRLISGLYAPWDGVIRIDGRRLEDIPRGALAASVSFVDQDVFLFEGSVRDNVALWDPSVPDEAVVEALRDAALYDVVMRRPGGIHSRVEQDGRNFSGGQRQRLEIARALVRGPSVLVLDEVTSALDAETELVVMDNLRRRGCACVVIAHRLSTVRDSDEIVVLQQGTVVERGRHEELVARGGAYAALVRER
- a CDS encoding subtilase-type protease inhibitor produces the protein MRNTARWAMTLGLTAAAVCGPLTGASVAAPDAAPSLYAPSALVLATGHGDTAATVVPERAVTLSCAPTASGTHPAPARACAELRDVGGDLDALTGRTDVRCTRLYDPVVVTVEGVWRGERVSYERTFGNSCAKDALDSSVFAF
- a CDS encoding lactate 2-monooxygenase; protein product: MAGHWGDFQYEIYLNGMTGAVPRLPTDLTRLEELAEHRLGPGPVGYVAGGAGDGSTARANRAALARRRIVPRMLRDVAERDVSVEVLGRTLPAPLALAPVGVLSIVHPDAEPAAARAAAAQGVPYVLSSASSTPMEQVAETMGDAERWFQLYWGKDREVTRSFLIRARASGFSVLVVTLDTPLLSWRPRDLDQAYLPFLHGVGTANYFTDPAFRAGLAKPVHEDPNAAVLHFLGLFGDAGHTWPDLGFLRENWDGPIVVKGVLHPDDARLAAEAGMDGVVVSNHGGRQVAGSVAAADALPRVADAAGDRLTVLFDSGVRTGDDVFKALALGARAVLLGRPYVYGLALDGQAGVEHVVRSVLGEFDLTLALSGHRTPATVTAADLVESPV
- a CDS encoding HemK2/MTQ2 family protein methyltransferase: MVLPGVYAPQDDTALLAEALQEEAPLPGVRVLDVGTGSGALALEAARHGAEVTAVDVSRRAVWTARLNAWLTRLPVRIRRGNLFGPVRDRTYDLILANPPYVPAPDAGRPRGRSRAWDAGHDGRLVLDRICRDAPGLLRPGGVLLVVHSALSGPERTLEMLRAAGLKATVVRRRWIAFGPVMRSREGWLRRRGLLSAADEKEELVVIRAERPC